One window of Solwaraspora sp. WMMA2056 genomic DNA carries:
- a CDS encoding DeoR/GlpR family DNA-binding transcription regulator: protein MYAEERQQEIVRLARTEGRVDVTALAESLNVTAETIRRDLTTLERAGVLRRVHGGAIPVERIGFEPALATRDAVLTTEKERIAKAALAELPVEGAIILDAGSTTARLAAILPTDRELTVVVNSPTLATTLSVRNNLQVLLLGGRVRSRTMATVDDWALRPLADIYVDVAFIGTNGCSVERGLTTPDPAEAAVKRAMIGAARRSVLLADHTKIGNDYLARFGRLADIDLLITDTGLNEDLVAEVETAGPRVVRA, encoded by the coding sequence ATGTACGCCGAGGAGCGGCAACAGGAGATCGTCCGGCTCGCCCGTACCGAGGGCCGGGTCGACGTGACCGCGCTCGCCGAGTCACTGAACGTGACCGCCGAGACGATCCGGCGTGATCTCACCACCCTGGAGCGGGCCGGCGTCCTGCGGCGGGTGCACGGCGGCGCCATCCCGGTCGAGCGCATCGGCTTCGAACCTGCGCTGGCCACCCGCGACGCGGTCCTGACCACCGAGAAGGAGCGCATCGCCAAGGCCGCGCTCGCCGAACTCCCGGTGGAAGGCGCCATCATCCTCGACGCCGGCAGCACCACCGCACGGTTGGCGGCTATCCTGCCCACCGACCGGGAGCTGACCGTCGTGGTCAACTCACCGACGCTGGCCACCACCCTCAGCGTCCGCAACAACCTGCAGGTGCTGCTCCTCGGCGGGCGGGTACGCAGCCGGACCATGGCCACGGTCGACGACTGGGCGCTACGGCCGCTGGCCGACATCTACGTCGACGTCGCCTTCATCGGCACCAACGGATGTTCGGTGGAACGCGGCCTGACCACCCCGGACCCGGCGGAAGCGGCGGTCAAGCGGGCGATGATCGGCGCCGCCCGGCGCTCGGTCCTGCTCGCCGACCACACGAAGATCGGCAACGACTACCTGGCCCGGTTCGGCCGGCTGGCCGACATCGATCTGCTGATCACCGACACCGGCCTCAACGAGGACCTCGTCGCCGAGGTCGAGACCGCCGGACCCCGGGTGGTGCGGGCGTGA
- a CDS encoding histidine kinase: MNGWRRWLLPAVLAAGQLAYWPVGPLVGGARPAPVGVVVAVAATTVVSVALVWRVRAPYPCCAAVAVTLWAGTAGTPQDALAVIGVAELVALFSVAAHRPLDRALAAASLFGIGSVVAMLLSYGATGDAAGAIGLSTVSYLLTVGLGHSRQRWRLGRRQAAAALATARLAQQQAAARERHRLACELHDVSAHHLTAVVVTVTAARRLTASRPDLAGQALHPPRRRRRHRLGKRAGRRPGTCATARW, encoded by the coding sequence ATGAACGGATGGCGACGCTGGTTGCTGCCGGCCGTACTGGCGGCCGGGCAGCTGGCCTACTGGCCGGTCGGGCCGCTGGTCGGCGGTGCGCGGCCGGCTCCGGTCGGCGTCGTGGTCGCCGTCGCGGCGACCACTGTGGTCTCGGTCGCGCTGGTCTGGCGGGTCCGGGCGCCGTACCCCTGCTGCGCGGCGGTGGCGGTCACGCTCTGGGCCGGGACCGCCGGGACACCCCAGGACGCGCTGGCCGTGATCGGCGTCGCCGAACTGGTGGCCCTGTTCTCCGTCGCCGCACACCGGCCGCTCGACCGCGCCCTGGCCGCCGCCAGCCTGTTCGGTATCGGCAGCGTCGTCGCCATGCTGCTCAGCTACGGCGCCACCGGCGACGCCGCTGGCGCCATCGGACTCAGCACGGTGAGCTACCTGCTGACGGTCGGACTCGGTCACAGCCGGCAACGGTGGCGGCTCGGTCGACGACAGGCCGCCGCCGCGCTCGCCACGGCACGACTCGCCCAGCAGCAGGCCGCCGCCCGGGAGCGACACCGGCTGGCCTGCGAACTGCACGACGTCAGCGCCCACCACCTGACCGCCGTGGTGGTCACCGTCACCGCCGCCCGGCGGCTGACCGCCAGCCGGCCGGACCTGGCCGGGCAGGCCCTGCACCCGCCCCGCCGACGACGACGTCATCGGCTCGGGAAGCGGGCTGGCCGGCGTCCGGGAACGTGCGCGACCGCTCGGTGGTGA
- a CDS encoding response regulator transcription factor — MVAVPAATGAPGGDDIGIRVIVDDDQPVVAAGFVAIIDAEPDLTVVGTAADGATAVDAAERLRPDVVVMDIRMPGMDGITATRLLTARGGPRVLVLTTFDLDVYVFEALRAGASGFLLKDAEPNQLLTAIRIVAGGESLLAPAVTSRLIAAFVAGPAGAAAPPPAVAGLTPREREVLRLVAQGLSNAEAAARLGVGVGTVKSHVNAVLGKLGVRDRVQATIVAYDAGLVSPRR; from the coding sequence GTGGTTGCCGTACCAGCGGCCACCGGCGCACCAGGAGGTGACGACATCGGTATCCGGGTGATCGTCGACGACGACCAGCCGGTGGTGGCGGCGGGGTTCGTCGCCATCATCGACGCCGAACCCGACCTGACGGTCGTCGGCACCGCCGCCGACGGCGCGACGGCGGTCGACGCGGCTGAGCGGCTGCGCCCCGACGTGGTGGTGATGGACATCCGGATGCCCGGCATGGACGGGATCACCGCCACCCGGCTGCTGACCGCGCGAGGCGGCCCCCGGGTGCTCGTGCTGACCACGTTCGACCTGGACGTCTACGTGTTCGAGGCGTTGCGGGCCGGCGCGTCGGGCTTCCTGCTCAAGGACGCCGAACCCAACCAGCTGCTGACCGCGATCCGGATCGTCGCCGGTGGGGAGTCGCTGCTCGCGCCAGCGGTCACCAGCCGACTCATCGCGGCGTTCGTGGCGGGTCCGGCCGGGGCGGCCGCGCCGCCGCCTGCGGTGGCCGGCCTGACCCCGCGCGAACGCGAGGTGCTGCGGCTGGTCGCGCAGGGGCTGTCGAACGCGGAGGCAGCTGCCCGGCTCGGGGTCGGGGTGGGCACCGTCAAGTCCCACGTCAACGCGGTACTGGGCAAGCTCGGGGTCCGCGACCGGGTGCAGGCCACCATCGTCGCCTACGACGCCGGTCTGGTCAGCCCCCGGCGTTGA